GTAAATATTAAACAGCTGGTTACAACCTGAGCATCAACAATTGGTGAATTAATTCCAAACCGACGCAGGATTTCAGTGAAGAACATTTCCTACCTGCTCTCCCGATGGGCTTCCTCCTGAAATAAATAAAACACGGATATGAATTGATTGAGACGGACCATCGATACCACAGCAGCAGGAGGTTCACCCAAATCCTTACCAACCTGCTGAACACCCCAATTCCCAACGTCCACTGACACACAGGCAGAAAGAGGGTGTAGCACAAGGGACCCAGAACCATCCTTTACCTTTAGAAATATCACGATATCCTTTTCATCCATCCTTTCCTGTAACCTTGAGAGTTCCTGCTGAATAGACTCTAAATTTTCTTGAATCTGTCGAAGATTTTCCTGCATTGGATTGAcaactctctcttcctcttccctgACTTCTTTGAGCAAGCGCTCCTCTTTCTCCACGAGATCCTTGTGCAGTTGAGCAAATTGGGATGTGACGTGGGACTGAAGGTTATCTGTCTGGTCCTGAAACGAGGGGAGAAGATGTTGCATTTCCCATTTGACTTCGAAGGTGAATTTTCTGTCCGTCGAAGTCTCTACCGGTTCTTAGAGAACCCCAATCACTCGCCTTCTGTAACATGCACACGAAACTACTCTCTCACACATGCTTGTTAACTCCCAACCAATTCACATCAGTCGGCTGgttacagcagccaattatccATCCAACCAGGCTGTCTGTGGGACGTGACGAACACGGTGGTcactgagaccacctacaaagTCCACACAGGCAGCTCCAGAGGTCACTGGTTCTGCAAACCCCTCAGCGGGACCGACTCCCACACTGTGATGTCAAGCAGAGTGCGGAGAAAACATTCCCACGACCACCTGACAAATCCTGCAGAGGAATCCCTTACCCGCACCCCAgaaatcttctccttctgtcgcTGCTCTATTTCCAGCATCGCCGATTTCCTTTCTGTGAGACATTGCACGGAAGATTTAATCTGATCCTGGGAAGCAGAGAGCAAAGGAGTTAGACCATAATTTCGTTTTAAAATtcgcatttagacatacagcgcagtaacaggccgttTCCCCGATTACcgatgccacctaattacacccagttaaccgaCGACCCCGGTATTTTTtggaagagtgggagaaaaccagagcccccgggagaaacccacgcagacacggggagaacatacaaactcctgacagacagcgcgggattcgaaccccggttcctGGCGCTGTAgcaaaattatccataaaataatGATGTGTGCAAAGATTGTTTGGTCTTTACTTTACAGATGTCGGCGGCTTCTTGAACCGGCAGGAAGCGGTGCTCTCTGTGTTCCCGCGCAGTCACACAGATCACACAGATCAGCTCCTTGTCGGTTGCACAGAACAGCTTCAGCTCTTCCTGATGTTCTTCGCAGAGAGGTTTCCTCTCCTTCTCCGCCGGATTCAGGTCCACTTTCCGAGCTCTCTCGGCCAGACTGGCCATGGCCCGGTTCACCCTGAGGGTTCCGTCCACAAACCCCCCTCTACACTCCGGGCAGGAGTTCCTTCCCGCCTTTGCCCAACTCTGGGTGATACAGGAGCGGCAGAAGGTGTGGCCGCACTCCAGTATAACCGGATCGGTGAAGAAATCTAGGCAGACGGGACAAGTGGACGCTTCGGCCCATTGCTCACTCCGGTCTTTATCAGTCATGTCAGATTCCGACGGCTCCTGGTTCAAAGTCCCGCGAGTGACCACTGCCTGCGCCCTCGGACCTTGTTACTTGGCAATAAGGATGTAGTGGGAAGATCTCCCGGCCGCCCCAACTCAAGCTACAGGCGGGAGGTGGCAGATATATAATGCACAGTGTCAAACAGGCAAGAAGGACTTGGGACAGTCTCTAAGGTAAGACCCGGAGTCAACAATGTCCTGGGCGAAAACTTGTCGGCTGCATCTTGCCcgaataaaaaaaaatccccatcaATGTTTGCGTCTCCAAAGCAACAGTTCAaacgtcaaatttattgtcacagttcATGACGTCGCATGCAATCCTGAGTTTCTATTTGGCGGGCAGGGCAGCATTTCTAATTATCGGTAATTGTAAACTGTAAGAAAATACTCAATactatctagaatacggagagagattgagtagactgggtctttattcattggagcttagaagattgaggggggatttgatagaggtatttaaaattatgagggggtagatagagtagatgtgaataggctcttccccttgagagtaGGGGAGATTAGAACGAGGGCTCATAAGTTtagggttgggggcaaaagtttagaggtaacatgagagggggagcttcttcactcagagaggggtggccaAGTGGAATGACCTCCTGAAAGAggtggttgcggcagggtcaattctgtcattgaaGAGCGAGCGGAATGACctcctggaagaggtggttgcggcagggtcaattctgtcattgaaGAGCGAGCGGAATGACctcctggaagaggtggttgcggcagggtcaattctgtcattgaaGAGCGAGCGGAATGACctcctggaagaggtggttgcggcagggtcaattctgtcattgaaGAGCGAGCGGAATGACctcctggaagaggtggttgcggcagggtcaattctgtcattgaaGAGCGAGCGGAATGACctcctggaagaggtggttgcggcagggtcaattctgtcattgaaGAGCGAGCGGAATGACctcctggaagaggtggttgcggcagggtcaattctgtcattgaaGAGCGAGTGGAATGACctcctggaagaggtggttgcggcagggtcaattctgtcattgaaGAGCGAGTGGAATGACctcctggaagaggtggttgcggcagggtcaattctgacATTG
Above is a genomic segment from Narcine bancroftii isolate sNarBan1 chromosome 2, sNarBan1.hap1, whole genome shotgun sequence containing:
- the LOC138754722 gene encoding nuclear factor 7, brain-like; translated protein: MTDKDRSEQWAEASTCPVCLDFFTDPVILECGHTFCRSCITQSWAKAGRNSCPECRGGFVDGTLRVNRAMASLAERARKVDLNPAEKERKPLCEEHQEELKLFCATDKELICVICVTAREHREHRFLPVQEAADICKDQIKSSVQCLTERKSAMLEIEQRQKEKISGVRDQTDNLQSHVTSQFAQLHKDLVEKEERLLKEVREEEERVVNPMQENLRQIQENLESIQQELSRLQERMDEKDIVIFLKEEAHRESRFVVDENVLSVRDDALRTENFENPFLLDTVVEETLDARRRVSVTLELDTAESEFEVSEDRKSVRLSGTRRDLPDTGKRFTVRPCAHGSEGFTSGRHYWEVEVSGNWVWCLGVAAESVERKGCVRLTPETGIWSIKQVGDGFYTNTSTPSRLPAGPIPGTVGVYLSYESGTVSFYSADTKSRLHSFTGCEFTGKLYPFFWTWDVNKWLRICLGLPPDL